From one Anguilla rostrata isolate EN2019 chromosome 12, ASM1855537v3, whole genome shotgun sequence genomic stretch:
- the LOC135235703 gene encoding CD209 antigen-like — MAALVSKDSEGIYTDLASPYQDVYSKLGQTSLNSPGAQHTERSGQSSHPYRLAAVCLRLLCALLLAATLVLCVLCTRLSQNYSMLERDLEELRGNNIMNREEDHQLQRDYSTLKQEKDQLLRDYSHLKQEKDQLQRNYNSLTQEKDQVQRNYNSLNQEKDQLQRNYNSLKQEKDEVQRDCNHLKQEKDQILRDYNHLKQEKDQLQRDYNRLKQEKDQLQRDCNHLKQEKDQVQRDYNLLKQGCPQQQLSEMAASTVSKDSEGIYTDLASPYQDVYSTLGQTSLNSPGAQHTEKSGQSPYPYRLAAVCLGLLCALLLAATLVLCVLYIHLCQSYSMLERDLEELRTNNSMLNEDQLQREYNSLEQEEGCKLCPLGWEQFSFKCYYFSTDRKNWMDSRSDCIKRGADLVIIDNEEEQEFTTRDKRSRIILDWTD, encoded by the exons ATGGCAGCATTAGTCTCCAAAGATTCAGAGGGTATATACACTGACCTGGCCTCTCCATACCAAGATGTGTACAGCAAACTGGGCCAGACCTCACTCAACAGCCCAGGAGCTCAGCACACAG AAAGAAGTGGACAAAGCTCACATCCCTACAGactggctgcagtgtgtctgaggcTGCTGTGTGCTCTCTTATTGGCTGCCACATTAgtcctgtgtgtcctct GTACAAGACTATCTCAGAACTATTCAATGTTGGAGAGAGACCTGGAGGAGCTCAGAGGCAATAACATCATGAATAGAGAGGAAGACCATCAGCTTCAGAGAGACTACAGCACCCTGAAACAAGAGAAAGACCAGCTACTGAGAGACTACAGCCACCTGAAACAAGAGAAAGACCAGCTACAGAGAAACTACAACAGCCTGACACAAGAGAAAGACCAGGTACAGAGAAACTACAACAGCCTGAATCAAGAGAAAGACCAGCTACAGAGAAACTACAACAGCCTGAAACAAGAGAAAGACGAGGTACAGAGAGActgcaaccacctgaaacaagAGAAAGACCAGATACTGAGAGACTACAACCACCTGAAACAAGAGAAAGACCAGCTACAGAGAGACTACAACCGCCTGAAACAAGAGAAAGACCAGCTACAGAGAGActgcaaccacctgaaacaagAGAAAGACCAGGTACAGAGAGACTACAACCTCCTGAAACAAGGTTGTCCTCAA CAGCAGTTGTCAGAAATGGCAGCATCTACAGTCTCCAAAGATTCAGAGGGTATATACACTGACCTGGCCTCTCCATACCAAGATGTGTACAGCACACTGGGCCAGACCTCACTCAACAGCCCAGGAGCTCAGCACACAG AGAAAAGTGGACAAAGCCCATATCCCTACAGactggctgcagtgtgtctggggCTGCTGTGTGCTCTCTTATTGGCTGCAACATTAgtcctgtgtgtcctct ATATACATCTATGTCAGAGCTATTCAATGTTGGAGAGAGACCTGGAGGAGCTCAGAACCAATAATAGCATGCTGAATGAAGACCAGCTACAGAGAGAATATAACAGCCTGGAACAAG AGGAAGGGTGTAAACTCTGTCCACTGGGCTGGGAGCAGTTCTCCTTCAAGTGTTACTACTTCTCTACTGACAGGAAGAACTGGATGGACAGTCGCAGTGACTGCATTAAACGGGGAGCTGACCTGGTGATTATAGATAACGAAGAGGAGCAG gagTTCACCACCAGAGACAAAAGGAGCAGAATCATATTGGATTGGACTGACTAA